The following coding sequences lie in one Fibrobacter sp. UWB15 genomic window:
- a CDS encoding L-threonylcarbamoyladenylate synthase, with protein sequence MQFPPWTSIDDAARLLHDGQVVAIPTETVYGLAGNAYLPSALAQIFAIKERPTFDPLIVHICEISQLADVAENIPDAAYALAKAYWPGPMTMILPKKECIPDLCTSGLPSVAVRFPSHPVAQEIIWKAGVPLAAPSANLFKHVSPTTAEHVAAQLADRGLAGIVDGGPCDVGVESTIVSLVGEPTVLRPGAVTPEMIAKVIGDVKIKESTSKPGQAMLAPGQCDTHYRPQVPLLYGEIPAGFTLPEHCVRIAFGNHPGVIPATLNLSESGNMLEATAKLYAYMHDLDDPKYDLILVDPIPNVGVGMALNDRLKRASIKV encoded by the coding sequence ATGCAATTTCCTCCTTGGACAAGTATTGACGATGCCGCGCGCCTGCTCCACGATGGACAGGTGGTTGCGATTCCGACCGAGACTGTTTACGGCCTTGCGGGTAATGCTTATTTGCCGTCGGCCCTGGCGCAGATTTTTGCGATTAAGGAACGCCCGACTTTTGATCCGCTGATTGTTCACATTTGCGAAATTTCGCAGTTGGCTGATGTTGCCGAAAATATTCCCGATGCGGCGTATGCGTTGGCGAAGGCCTATTGGCCGGGCCCGATGACGATGATTCTACCCAAGAAGGAATGCATTCCGGATTTGTGTACCAGCGGGCTCCCGTCTGTAGCGGTGAGGTTTCCGAGCCACCCGGTGGCGCAAGAAATTATTTGGAAGGCCGGCGTGCCTCTTGCGGCTCCGAGTGCGAACTTGTTCAAGCATGTGAGCCCGACGACGGCGGAACATGTGGCTGCTCAGCTCGCCGACCGCGGCCTTGCGGGCATCGTGGATGGTGGCCCCTGCGACGTGGGCGTGGAAAGTACGATTGTGTCGCTGGTGGGCGAGCCGACGGTGCTTCGCCCGGGTGCTGTAACGCCCGAGATGATTGCAAAAGTCATCGGTGATGTGAAAATTAAGGAATCGACCTCTAAGCCGGGGCAAGCTATGCTAGCGCCGGGGCAGTGCGATACGCACTACCGCCCGCAGGTTCCGCTGCTCTATGGTGAAATTCCTGCTGGCTTTACGCTTCCGGAACACTGCGTGCGGATTGCCTTCGGCAATCACCCCGGCGTGATTCCTGCGACGTTGAATCTGTCGGAATCGGGCAATATGCTAGAGGCGACAGCCAAGCTGTACGCCTACATGCACGACTTGGACGACCCCAAGTACGACTTGATTCTGGTAGACCCGATTCCGAATGTCGGCGTCGGCATGGCCTTGAATGATCGCCTCAAAAGAGCGAGCATCAAGGTTTAG
- the nrdR gene encoding transcriptional regulator NrdR, with protein MICPFCKKDNDKVVDSRVSGSSIRRRRECCECGRRFTTREYIEVQPLTVIKRSGEHEPFQREKLLRGIMNSCKKRPVSVAEIEQLATNVENALTLSENAEVSYEQIGNLVMQELKKLDPVAYVRFASIYREFKEVGEFVDQIKSMDK; from the coding sequence ATGATTTGCCCATTCTGCAAGAAAGATAACGACAAAGTGGTGGACAGCCGCGTGAGCGGTTCGTCTATCCGTCGCCGTCGTGAATGCTGCGAATGTGGCCGTCGTTTTACCACCCGCGAGTACATCGAAGTGCAGCCGCTGACCGTGATTAAGCGCAGCGGCGAGCATGAACCGTTCCAGCGTGAAAAGCTTTTGCGCGGGATTATGAACTCGTGCAAGAAACGTCCTGTTTCAGTAGCTGAAATTGAACAGTTGGCGACTAACGTGGAAAACGCGTTGACTCTCTCTGAAAATGCCGAAGTCAGTTACGAACAGATTGGCAACTTGGTGATGCAGGAGCTCAAGAAACTGGATCCGGTGGCTTACGTACGTTTTGCATCGATTTACCGCGAATTCAAGGAAGTCGGCGAATTCGTGGACCAAATCAAGAGCATGGACAAGTAG
- a CDS encoding NPCBM/NEW2 domain-containing protein, with product MKAFIIGLLKNLAHPGTIIGLVVSIAIPFLIYLGPNIGHKDTIKNLDLYLPLPLFIIQLIAAIAIFALLHKDFREWIKGILPEKKISILMLAFTAAITIFAGTQIEARHRVQSDESVFMSVAQNMYYNQESGTCNQGYFDNGKLNCVGKSNSFKTKGLAFLYLLGMPLLGNDLHWIFHMELLMLPLAVLLMFLAIVAWTRMPLLAFFAALLTALQPTVLFQFRAMSVEPLYIFLSALSLLIFKWAYDRNTLKHWALLALSLAFFAQTRQETAFCLFAFILFALPKLLDSKSAKAPTFFVTLSLFSVPALLTISYFQGFGFQGGEFEAHGHFLEDLSRNWTEMTKPLTKNGELENPFLTYFNYLFIIGAIYLVARAIWGAKKKEYFYLEILAFLLLYHIQTYVILENVSGDFSIQINQRYSLVMLPSMAFVGALPVTHLVKLLIDSMSGKDAKQNAMTAALITLIAGLIFTGWTFHYKEDFNKNIMYNRNHLTIEEYEILSWLKEQPKKERLFIYGRPWHFIGYGISSIHYDRARQMSSLDLKKLIDKYQGEVYYIRGLDCWDSQTYHKKAVEHRIATTCDVFERDMDLEGVKNILITNNYWVQIAKFNGRKEFNPQKIIAASDLELNNFSEDSTKQSLFYRFNLNETAAIANQWDYTILFNGDTLVHSPYTNGSFSGNIAEDRLLPGYNQVQYMVQNRENGKLMADISKFYFNKATGAVPLVEFPYESHKQAWGKLHKNTSLEGNTFKVGGRYYNEGFGTHASSETTFNLEGKFKTFKMGFGLDEESLCSDGVQLQIIADGVILFDSGRFGLGKLKTAEVSVENKQTLTIKTNSLEDMDCDHVDIINPALIP from the coding sequence ATGAAAGCTTTCATTATTGGACTTTTGAAGAATCTCGCCCATCCGGGAACCATTATCGGCCTTGTCGTATCAATTGCAATTCCGTTCCTGATTTACCTGGGTCCCAATATCGGGCACAAAGATACCATCAAGAATCTTGACCTGTACCTGCCGCTCCCGCTATTTATTATTCAGCTGATTGCAGCCATTGCCATTTTTGCGCTCCTGCATAAGGATTTCAGGGAATGGATCAAGGGAATTCTCCCCGAAAAGAAGATTTCCATTTTGATGCTCGCCTTTACCGCCGCGATTACGATTTTCGCCGGCACCCAGATCGAGGCCCGCCACCGCGTGCAAAGCGACGAAAGCGTGTTCATGTCGGTTGCCCAGAACATGTATTACAACCAGGAATCGGGCACCTGCAACCAGGGATACTTCGATAACGGCAAACTGAATTGCGTCGGTAAGTCTAATAGTTTCAAGACTAAAGGTCTCGCGTTCTTGTACCTGCTGGGCATGCCGCTCTTAGGTAACGACCTGCACTGGATTTTCCATATGGAACTCCTGATGCTCCCGCTCGCGGTATTGCTCATGTTCCTCGCGATTGTCGCCTGGACAAGGATGCCGCTCCTAGCCTTCTTTGCAGCACTCCTTACGGCATTACAACCTACGGTCTTGTTCCAGTTCCGCGCCATGTCGGTGGAACCACTCTACATTTTCCTTTCTGCCCTTTCGCTGCTGATTTTCAAGTGGGCCTACGACCGCAACACCCTAAAGCATTGGGCATTGTTGGCCCTCTCGCTTGCCTTCTTCGCACAGACCCGCCAAGAAACCGCCTTTTGCCTATTCGCCTTCATCTTGTTCGCCCTCCCCAAACTTTTGGACAGCAAGAGCGCCAAGGCTCCCACCTTTTTTGTGACGCTTTCTCTGTTCTCGGTCCCGGCACTTTTGACCATCAGCTACTTCCAGGGCTTTGGTTTCCAGGGTGGAGAATTCGAGGCCCACGGCCACTTCCTAGAAGACCTCAGCCGAAACTGGACCGAAATGACCAAGCCGCTCACCAAGAACGGCGAACTAGAAAACCCGTTCCTCACTTACTTTAATTACCTGTTCATCATCGGTGCCATTTACCTGGTGGCCCGCGCCATTTGGGGCGCCAAGAAGAAGGAATACTTCTACCTCGAAATTCTCGCCTTCTTGCTTCTGTACCACATTCAGACTTACGTGATTCTCGAAAACGTCTCGGGCGATTTTAGCATCCAAATCAACCAGCGTTACAGTTTGGTCATGTTGCCGTCGATGGCTTTTGTTGGCGCCCTCCCGGTAACCCACTTGGTAAAGCTGCTGATTGATTCCATGAGCGGCAAAGACGCCAAGCAGAATGCGATGACCGCCGCCCTGATTACGCTCATTGCAGGCCTTATCTTTACCGGTTGGACCTTCCACTATAAGGAAGACTTCAACAAGAACATCATGTACAACCGCAACCACTTGACCATCGAAGAATACGAGATTCTGAGTTGGCTCAAGGAACAGCCGAAAAAGGAACGCCTGTTCATTTACGGTCGACCCTGGCATTTTATCGGTTACGGCATTTCTTCTATCCATTATGACCGCGCCCGTCAAATGAGTTCCCTTGACCTCAAGAAACTCATCGACAAATACCAAGGCGAAGTCTATTACATTCGCGGCCTCGACTGTTGGGACAGCCAGACCTACCACAAGAAGGCGGTGGAGCATCGCATTGCCACCACCTGCGACGTGTTTGAACGCGACATGGATTTGGAAGGCGTCAAGAACATTCTGATTACCAACAACTACTGGGTGCAAATCGCGAAGTTCAATGGCCGCAAGGAATTCAATCCGCAAAAAATCATTGCTGCAAGCGACCTTGAATTGAATAATTTCTCCGAGGATTCCACCAAGCAATCTCTCTTTTATCGATTCAACTTGAACGAAACCGCAGCTATTGCAAACCAGTGGGACTACACTATTCTCTTTAACGGCGATACCCTGGTACACTCCCCCTACACCAACGGGAGCTTCAGCGGAAACATCGCAGAGGACCGCTTGTTGCCCGGCTACAACCAGGTGCAATACATGGTGCAAAACCGCGAAAACGGCAAGCTCATGGCCGACATTTCCAAGTTCTACTTCAACAAGGCAACCGGCGCAGTGCCGCTTGTAGAATTCCCCTACGAGAGCCACAAGCAGGCCTGGGGTAAGCTCCACAAGAATACTTCGCTCGAAGGCAACACCTTCAAAGTGGGCGGCAGATACTACAACGAAGGTTTTGGCACGCACGCTTCCTCTGAAACCACCTTCAATCTTGAAGGTAAATTCAAGACTTTCAAAATGGGTTTTGGTCTCGACGAAGAATCGCTCTGCAGTGACGGAGTCCAACTGCAAATCATTGCAGACGGGGTCATCCTTTTCGATAGTGGCCGTTTCGGTCTCGGCAAATTGAAAACAGCCGAAGTCAGCGTCGAAAACAAGCAAACCCTTACCATCAAGACCAATTCCCTTGAAGATATGGACTGCGACCATGTCGATATCATCAACCCCGCGCTTATTCCCTAG
- a CDS encoding glycosyltransferase family 2 protein, with amino-acid sequence MLLSVIIPVFNEEEIVAETYRVLEEELKDVEHELIFVNDGSKDKTREIVESLLPQNPNNKIINFSRNFGHQAAFSAGLDHSTGDAVVIIDGDLQDPPSLIHEMLEKWREGYQVVYAQRNKRKGETIFKRFTAFCFYRLIGKLTSIDIPPDTGDFRLMDRCVVNQLTNLPERSRFLRGLVCWVGFKKIGVKYDRAERTAGTSKYPLKKMVRLALDGITGFSSAPLKISFYAGLFATVVGLGVLIWSILEKFLSPATTVPGWASLMTAIVFFSGVQLMSIGIMGEYIGRIYDEVKQRPLYIEDKK; translated from the coding sequence ATGCTGTTATCTGTAATCATTCCTGTTTTCAACGAAGAAGAAATCGTCGCCGAAACCTACCGCGTTCTCGAAGAAGAACTCAAGGATGTCGAGCACGAACTCATCTTTGTAAACGATGGTTCCAAGGACAAGACCCGCGAAATCGTTGAATCGCTTTTGCCCCAGAATCCGAACAACAAGATTATCAACTTCAGCCGCAATTTCGGTCACCAGGCCGCCTTCAGCGCAGGCCTCGATCATTCTACCGGCGATGCCGTGGTAATCATTGACGGTGACTTGCAGGATCCGCCAAGCCTGATTCACGAAATGCTCGAAAAATGGCGCGAAGGTTACCAGGTGGTTTACGCACAACGCAACAAGCGCAAAGGCGAAACCATTTTCAAGCGCTTTACCGCCTTCTGTTTCTACCGCCTGATCGGCAAACTCACGAGCATCGACATTCCGCCTGACACGGGCGACTTCCGCCTCATGGACCGCTGCGTCGTGAACCAGCTCACGAACCTGCCTGAACGCAGCCGATTCTTGCGCGGGCTCGTCTGCTGGGTCGGTTTCAAGAAGATTGGCGTCAAGTACGACCGCGCCGAACGTACCGCAGGCACCTCCAAGTACCCACTCAAGAAGATGGTGCGCCTCGCCCTCGACGGCATTACCGGATTCAGTTCTGCGCCGCTCAAAATCAGTTTCTATGCGGGATTGTTCGCGACTGTCGTCGGCCTCGGCGTGTTGATTTGGTCAATTCTCGAAAAATTTCTCAGCCCCGCCACGACGGTTCCCGGCTGGGCATCCCTCATGACCGCCATCGTTTTCTTTAGCGGCGTGCAGCTCATGTCCATTGGCATCATGGGTGAATATATCGGTCGCATTTACGACGAAGTCAAACAGCGTCCGCTTTACATTGAAGATAAGAAGTAG
- a CDS encoding DUF349 domain-containing protein: protein MSLFDAFKPKWQNSNPEKRLEAIAELGADNQDVLERIAESDTDASVRIAAVKKLSIIATLKKISERDSDEDVKRTAKTRYLEEVVKKLKTEAQPSAEDLAYLQDLKDTHYAEDLLKGVNTAGLVRAELVKICTKQSVLALAANRDLDEDIAMSAARKVTSDSLLQDIAKNSRQPEVRKAASERIRARKEAEDNGKKAAELLASKREALVQQAHFLAAQKEPLSVKAQFESLMEEAAKLGMGDKQATIDEVYASFKKFCDEADAARIAAEKAEAEKQAKIASLTAALEELETLISENKVADNAERVDAILAECAESKSLMDSAWTKRYNNATFKVQDLRKVKEVVVDVPEATDESVRPELLERLKALADTDVNDMTKKHLHAIVREWEKLPLLEGEDPMLQSYNGLRNTLSNKISAYEEDSQKRFEANSEKLKAIIEKVKALDENEDFRDLNKKVREFYQQWKEIVGENKFKYHDLWQEYKAATARFQEMQQWENWHNEKDRDDLLLEMDALTKEEGSQAVLAKLKDITNRWKEIGPISAAKLQEYRDHFQSNYEKIKENCAGFIEEMNAERQKNLADKEALCVKIEELVKNTEMFWKDKYKAMQEIQEQWKSIGMVPKENVATLAERFKAATAAYYAQHKENLKAEDENREANYEKKVALCMEAEALKESNDWNVTSNKLKQLQESWKAVGPVPKSKSDEIWNRFRTACDSFFEKKRAHFEEMDASKQKNLDAKNALCEKLEAMEAAGQGSLEELKAVEAEWKAAGMVPKEAIESISNRYNTVYNKILERLAHADSTLAQGLDVIKEKKNAMIDKVRQFAESAGSNQLADAVRELQKEWRELGFCGIEDMDLYKKFREACDDFFTRRRDQLDIQEQARQNNLQKKLLLCEQAEDLLTDLNEQTVGASMNKVKHLRRLWKEVGAVPREHSEKTWQRFNSACDKVFAFGRKDKEETPAAAAVPAEA, encoded by the coding sequence ATGAGCTTATTTGACGCCTTTAAACCGAAGTGGCAAAATTCCAACCCCGAAAAGCGACTGGAAGCAATCGCTGAATTGGGTGCGGACAACCAGGATGTCCTGGAACGTATTGCCGAGTCCGATACCGATGCTTCTGTAAGGATTGCAGCCGTAAAGAAGTTGTCCATCATTGCTACTCTGAAAAAGATTTCAGAACGTGATTCCGACGAAGATGTGAAGCGCACGGCTAAGACTCGTTATTTGGAAGAAGTGGTCAAGAAACTTAAAACCGAGGCTCAACCGAGTGCCGAGGATCTCGCTTATCTGCAAGACCTTAAGGATACGCACTATGCCGAAGACTTGCTCAAGGGTGTGAACACCGCAGGTCTCGTTCGTGCCGAACTCGTAAAGATTTGTACCAAGCAGTCGGTCCTGGCCCTTGCCGCTAACCGCGACTTGGATGAAGACATCGCTATGTCCGCTGCACGCAAGGTGACCTCCGACTCCTTGCTCCAGGATATCGCAAAGAACTCCAGGCAGCCCGAAGTTCGTAAGGCTGCAAGTGAACGAATCCGTGCAAGAAAAGAAGCTGAAGACAACGGTAAGAAGGCGGCCGAACTCTTGGCAAGCAAGCGCGAAGCTCTTGTACAGCAAGCTCATTTCTTGGCTGCGCAGAAGGAACCCCTCTCTGTCAAGGCTCAGTTTGAATCTTTGATGGAAGAAGCCGCAAAGCTTGGCATGGGCGACAAGCAGGCGACGATTGACGAAGTCTATGCAAGCTTCAAGAAGTTCTGCGACGAAGCCGATGCCGCACGCATCGCTGCCGAAAAGGCCGAAGCCGAAAAGCAGGCAAAGATTGCCTCTCTCACGGCGGCTCTTGAAGAACTCGAAACATTGATTTCTGAAAACAAGGTGGCAGACAACGCCGAACGTGTGGATGCCATTCTCGCTGAATGTGCCGAAAGCAAGTCCCTGATGGATTCCGCTTGGACCAAGCGCTACAACAATGCCACCTTCAAGGTGCAGGATTTGCGTAAGGTTAAAGAAGTTGTGGTGGACGTGCCCGAAGCGACCGACGAATCGGTGCGACCGGAACTGCTGGAACGCCTTAAGGCCTTGGCTGATACCGACGTGAACGACATGACCAAGAAGCATTTGCACGCCATTGTGCGTGAATGGGAAAAGCTTCCGCTGTTGGAAGGCGAAGACCCGATGTTGCAGTCTTACAACGGACTTCGCAACACGCTCTCTAACAAGATCTCTGCATACGAAGAAGATTCCCAGAAGCGTTTCGAAGCCAATTCCGAAAAGCTCAAGGCTATTATCGAAAAGGTAAAGGCCCTCGACGAAAACGAAGATTTCCGTGACTTGAACAAGAAGGTTCGCGAATTCTACCAGCAGTGGAAAGAAATCGTGGGCGAAAACAAGTTCAAGTATCACGACTTGTGGCAGGAATACAAGGCGGCAACTGCACGTTTCCAGGAAATGCAACAGTGGGAAAACTGGCATAACGAAAAGGACCGCGATGACCTGCTCCTTGAAATGGATGCATTGACCAAGGAAGAAGGTAGCCAGGCTGTTCTTGCCAAGCTTAAAGACATTACGAATCGCTGGAAAGAAATCGGACCTATCTCTGCTGCCAAGCTGCAGGAATATCGCGACCACTTCCAGAGCAACTACGAAAAGATTAAGGAAAACTGCGCCGGCTTTATCGAAGAGATGAATGCGGAACGCCAGAAGAACTTGGCCGACAAGGAAGCCCTTTGCGTGAAGATTGAAGAACTTGTCAAGAACACGGAAATGTTCTGGAAGGACAAGTACAAGGCCATGCAGGAAATCCAGGAACAGTGGAAATCGATTGGCATGGTTCCCAAGGAAAATGTGGCAACCCTTGCTGAACGCTTTAAGGCGGCGACTGCTGCTTACTATGCTCAGCATAAAGAAAACCTGAAAGCCGAAGACGAAAACCGCGAAGCTAACTACGAAAAGAAGGTGGCGCTTTGCATGGAAGCTGAAGCCCTCAAGGAATCCAATGACTGGAATGTTACTTCGAACAAATTAAAACAGCTCCAAGAATCTTGGAAGGCCGTGGGTCCTGTGCCGAAGAGCAAGTCCGATGAAATCTGGAATCGCTTCCGTACCGCTTGCGACAGTTTCTTTGAAAAGAAACGCGCCCACTTTGAAGAAATGGATGCTTCGAAACAGAAGAATCTGGATGCCAAGAACGCTTTGTGTGAAAAGCTGGAAGCTATGGAAGCTGCCGGTCAGGGTTCTCTTGAAGAACTGAAGGCCGTGGAAGCAGAATGGAAGGCCGCAGGCATGGTTCCGAAGGAAGCGATTGAATCCATCAGCAACCGCTACAATACGGTTTACAACAAGATTCTCGAACGCCTCGCACACGCCGATTCGACCTTGGCTCAGGGTCTTGACGTAATCAAGGAAAAGAAGAATGCCATGATCGATAAGGTTCGCCAGTTTGCCGAAAGTGCAGGCTCTAACCAGCTTGCAGACGCGGTTCGTGAACTCCAGAAGGAATGGCGTGAACTTGGATTCTGCGGTATCGAAGATATGGATCTTTACAAGAAGTTCCGTGAAGCCTGCGATGACTTCTTTACCCGCCGCCGCGATCAGCTCGACATTCAGGAACAGGCTCGCCAGAACAACTTGCAGAAAAAGCTGTTGCTCTGCGAACAGGCCGAAGACTTGCTCACTGACTTGAACGAACAGACTGTCGGTGCCTCGATGAACAAGGTGAAGCACTTGCGTCGATTGTGGAAGGAAGTGGGTGCTGTGCCTCGCGAGCATTCCGAAAAGACCTGGCAGCGCTTCAATTCCGCTTGCGACAAGGTGTTTGCCTTTGGCCGCAAGGACAAGGAAGAAACTCCGGCTGCTGCAGCGGTTCCGGCAGAAGCATAA
- a CDS encoding transketolase, which yields MQDALVTKAADNIRILSAAMVQKAKSGHPGGAMGAADAITLLYSEFLRFDPENPYWEARDRFFMDPGHMSALLYGELAMLGNLSMDDLKNFRQLGSRTPGHPEVDVALGIENSSGPLGIGHAVALGNAIAERFMVERFGDILQHKVVCLVSDGGLEEEIAYGVGRIAGHLKLSNLIFFYDANQVQLSCKVEDVMSHDLAGQYEAWGFRVIDVADGHNIAELRKAFKAAWAETEKPTIIIGHTTMAKGAIAEDGKSFEGAVSTHGQPLNAAGASTDATVKNLGGDPADAFKIFDDVKAGFEARKEELRKQVAEWKKAKAAWDAKNPEKAASLKEWLSGKAPKIDLSGLELKEGVATRVTSGTVLGYLAENVKNCICSSADLSNSDNTQAFLNKTGIFRAGDFKGAFVQVGVAELTMGAICCGIALHGGLYPICATFFVFSDFMKPAIRMAALMKLPVKFMYTHDSFRVGEDGPTHQPIEHETQIRLLEGLKREDGKSEMLVLRPADAFETVTAWEMAFENNDRPTAIILTRQNVKTLPGDKRYEASKACRKGAYIVSDNCGSARPDLTFVSNGSDVLLTHDAAEILRGEGLKVRVVSMISPALFMAQDKAYRDSIIVPWTPVFAKSSGLPLLFAQVVGGFGKVSGLERFGASAPAGVLEKEFGYTPEAVVAAAKEYLAEFKANVAEFKKFN from the coding sequence GTGCAAGACGCGTTGGTTACAAAAGCGGCTGACAACATTCGAATCCTTTCCGCTGCCATGGTGCAGAAGGCAAAGTCCGGACACCCGGGTGGAGCCATGGGCGCAGCAGACGCCATTACGCTCCTCTATTCGGAATTTCTCCGTTTTGACCCCGAAAATCCCTACTGGGAAGCCCGCGACCGCTTCTTTATGGATCCGGGCCACATGTCCGCGCTCCTGTACGGCGAACTTGCCATGCTCGGCAACCTCTCGATGGATGACCTCAAGAATTTCCGCCAGCTCGGCTCCCGCACTCCGGGTCACCCCGAAGTGGATGTCGCCCTCGGCATCGAAAACTCCTCGGGTCCGCTCGGTATCGGTCATGCCGTAGCCCTCGGTAATGCGATTGCCGAACGCTTCATGGTCGAACGCTTTGGCGACATTTTGCAGCACAAGGTCGTATGCCTCGTGTCTGACGGTGGCCTTGAAGAAGAAATCGCTTACGGCGTGGGCCGTATTGCCGGTCACCTCAAGCTTTCGAACCTCATTTTCTTCTACGATGCCAACCAGGTGCAGCTCTCTTGCAAGGTTGAAGACGTGATGAGCCACGACTTGGCTGGTCAGTACGAAGCATGGGGCTTCCGCGTGATTGACGTGGCAGACGGTCACAACATTGCAGAACTCCGCAAGGCTTTCAAGGCCGCTTGGGCCGAAACCGAAAAGCCGACCATCATCATCGGTCACACCACCATGGCGAAGGGAGCCATCGCCGAAGACGGCAAGAGCTTCGAAGGTGCCGTTTCTACTCACGGTCAGCCGCTGAACGCCGCTGGCGCCTCTACCGACGCAACGGTGAAGAACCTCGGCGGTGATCCGGCCGATGCATTCAAGATTTTTGACGACGTGAAGGCTGGTTTCGAAGCACGCAAGGAAGAACTCCGCAAGCAGGTCGCCGAATGGAAGAAGGCAAAGGCCGCTTGGGATGCCAAGAACCCGGAAAAGGCTGCCTCCCTCAAGGAATGGCTCTCGGGCAAGGCTCCGAAGATCGACCTTTCTGGCCTCGAACTCAAGGAAGGTGTCGCTACTCGCGTGACTTCCGGTACCGTGCTCGGCTACCTCGCCGAAAACGTGAAGAACTGCATCTGCAGCTCCGCTGACCTTTCCAACTCCGACAACACCCAGGCCTTCCTCAACAAGACCGGCATCTTCCGCGCAGGCGACTTCAAGGGCGCCTTTGTTCAGGTGGGCGTTGCCGAACTGACCATGGGCGCCATCTGCTGCGGTATCGCGCTGCACGGCGGCCTCTATCCGATTTGTGCTACATTCTTCGTGTTCAGCGACTTCATGAAGCCGGCGATCCGTATGGCTGCCCTCATGAAACTCCCGGTCAAGTTCATGTACACGCATGACAGCTTCCGCGTGGGCGAAGACGGCCCGACGCATCAGCCGATTGAACACGAAACCCAGATCCGTTTGCTCGAAGGCTTGAAGCGCGAAGACGGCAAGTCCGAAATGCTGGTGCTCCGTCCGGCCGACGCTTTCGAAACCGTGACCGCCTGGGAAATGGCTTTTGAAAACAACGATCGCCCGACAGCGATTATCCTTACCCGCCAGAATGTGAAGACGCTCCCCGGTGACAAACGCTACGAAGCTTCCAAGGCTTGCCGCAAGGGAGCCTACATCGTGAGCGACAATTGTGGTTCCGCACGCCCGGACCTGACCTTCGTGTCTAATGGTTCCGACGTGCTCCTGACTCACGACGCCGCCGAAATCCTCCGTGGCGAAGGCCTCAAGGTCCGCGTGGTCTCCATGATCAGCCCGGCCCTCTTCATGGCTCAGGACAAGGCTTACCGCGATTCCATCATCGTTCCTTGGACTCCGGTGTTTGCAAAGTCCAGCGGCCTTCCGCTTCTGTTCGCCCAGGTCGTGGGTGGCTTCGGCAAGGTCTCCGGTCTCGAACGCTTTGGCGCCTCTGCTCCGGCAGGCGTGCTCGAGAAGGAATTCGGTTACACTCCGGAAGCCGTCGTGGCCGCTGCGAAGGAATACCTCGCTGAATTCAAGGCAAATGTCGCTGAATTCAAGAAGTTCAACTAG
- the gmk gene encoding guanylate kinase, with amino-acid sequence MKNKLFVMSAASGAGKTTLKDLVIKDFPDIKYSISATTRKPREGEVDGVHYFFKTKEEFEKLIKEDGLIEWNEVHGNYYGTPKSFVEHTLAEGNRVLFDLDVFGKVNFDKVYPDATGILILPPSEEELEKRLRGRGTDSEEVIQLRLANAKKEMEFAKTKGKYEYVIINDDLQRAAEELRNILKKKD; translated from the coding sequence ATGAAGAACAAACTTTTTGTGATGAGTGCCGCTAGCGGCGCAGGCAAGACCACCCTCAAGGATTTGGTCATCAAGGATTTTCCGGACATCAAGTATTCTATTTCGGCAACCACCCGCAAACCGCGCGAAGGCGAAGTCGACGGAGTCCATTATTTCTTCAAGACGAAAGAAGAATTCGAAAAGCTCATCAAGGAAGATGGCTTGATCGAATGGAACGAAGTCCACGGCAATTACTACGGTACGCCCAAGAGCTTTGTCGAGCATACTCTCGCCGAAGGCAACCGCGTGTTGTTCGACCTCGACGTTTTCGGCAAAGTGAATTTTGACAAGGTCTACCCCGACGCTACGGGCATTCTGATTTTGCCGCCGAGCGAAGAAGAACTTGAAAAGCGTCTTCGCGGACGCGGTACCGACAGCGAAGAAGTGATTCAGCTCCGCCTTGCAAACGCCAAGAAAGAAATGGAATTTGCAAAGACAAAGGGCAAGTACGAATACGTCATCATCAACGACGACTTGCAGCGCGCCGCAGAAGAACTCAGAAACATCCTGAAGAAAAAAGACTAA